One genomic segment of Garra rufa chromosome 13, GarRuf1.0, whole genome shotgun sequence includes these proteins:
- the LOC141348402 gene encoding uncharacterized protein, with amino-acid sequence MENCPSACKCSQKSSTEKTEVNCQKKGLESIPPKLPLDTWILKMGENILQDLPPNILSSVSKIESVNLERNSIKSIHPQAFSGAQRLMLLNLQGNRMSKLPVKGFKDLLNLRFLMLGQNQIASLKPNMFIGMRNLSELDLPLNALTALPPNAFKPLIALKVLDLALNRIQSISPKAFVGLDELLFLNLDNNKLKNIQAGTFGSLIGLEMLVLDNNLLSTLTADTLQGLSNLQELYVRKNEIESLPADVFRHTPKLTHVGLSGNRLHAIDGNMLANMQGLKEVFLHDNPWKCDCSINSLVHYIAQTKANHSPLQRLRCTSPEEFRDRPIHQLKSDELPCRA; translated from the exons ATGGAAAACTGTCCTAGTGCTTGTAAATGCAGCCAGAAATCTAGTACGGAAAAGACTGAAGTCAATTGTCAAAAGAAGGGACTTGAGAGCATCCCACCCAAACTCCCTCTGGACACATGGATCCTAAAAATGG GTGAAAATATACTGCAGGACCTCCCACCCAACATCCTAAGCTCCGTCTCAAAAATCGAGAGTGTAAACTTGGAGCGAAACTCAATCAAATCAATACACCCTCAAGCATTTTCTGGTGCCCAACGACTAATGCTTCTGAATCTGCAAGGAAACCGAATGTCCAAACTCCCAGTGAAGGGCTTTAAAGATCTCCTAAACCTACGCTTTCTCATGCTGGGCCAGAATCAGATAGCTAGCCTGAAACCTAACATGTTCATTGGCATGAGGAACCTCTCAGAACTGGATCTGCCCCTGAACGCCCTCACTGCCCTCCCACCAAATGCGTTCAAGCCTCTGATTGCCCTCAAAGTCCTGGATCTAGCCTTGAACCGCATCCAAAGCATCTCACCCAAAGCCTTTGTTGGACTCGACGAGCTGCTTTTTCTCAATTTGGACAATAACAAGCTAAAGAATATCCAAGCTGGGACCTTTGGGTCTCTGATTGGTCTTGAGATGCTGGTGCTAGACAACAATTTGCTCTCTACACTTACTGCGGACACTCTACAAGGTCTTTCCAACCTGCAGGAGCTCTATGTGAGAAAGAATGAAATTGAGAGTCTGCCAGCTGACGTGTTTCGCCACACACCTAAACTTACTCACGTGGGCTTAAGTGGGAATCGGCTTCATGCCATTGATGGAAACATGTTAGCCAACATGCAAG GTTTGAAGGAGGTGTTTCTGCACGACAACCCATGGAAATGTGACTGCAGTATCAACTCGCTGGTACATTACATAGCCCAGACGAAGGCTAATCACTCTCCTCTGCAAAGACTTCGGTGCACTAGCCCAGAAGAGTTTCGTGATAGACCTATCCACCAGCTGAAATCTGATGAACTTCCCTGCAGGGCCTAG
- the lbr gene encoding delta(14)-sterol reductase LBR: MPNARFQIGDTVMGRWPGSNLYYEVKVLSFDNKTRLYTVIYKDGTELELKESDITSLTMFKQGVPRSRSRSRSRSPGRPRRSRSRSPARTSRRSSTRTTEVRREKLKEALEVRLTPLSMTHENNTNSKHEKKEENNTATNTASTIIEEKTETESENQAGGRYNLRRRKDQGDGKTEQIELEQKTETLLQTKPPSAIKATDLEFGGRVGVFFLMFLLPLAVLALLILCGQKDASLQSFPLELPALQSLWDWQVFGIVLLWLLFQAVLSLLPVGKLVDGMPLKNGKTLKYRINGFYALLLTAVAVGVALYQEVDFSYIHAHFLRFYTSALLIVTLLSIYLFVRSRWASKDELAPGGNSGYIIYDFFMGRELNPRIKNFDIKFFCEMRPGLIGWVLINFAMLQAEMKHQNLESPSPAMLLVNIFQLLWVVDGIWHEEKLLTMMDIVYDGFGFMLTFGDLAFVPFTFTCQAYYLVSHPNELSVFWIITLITMNGVGYYIFRKANSQKFAFRKNPSDPAVSHLKTIPTATGKSLIVSGLWGWVRHPNYLGDIIMGLAWSLPCGFNHLIPYFYLIYLITLLVHRNTRDERQCRKKYGSAWEEYCKAVPYRIFPGIY, translated from the exons ATGCCGAATGCAAGGTTTCAGATTGGAGATACTGTAATGGGCCGCTGGCCTGGCAGTAACCTTTATTACGAGGTCAAGGTGCTAAGTTTTGACAACAAGACTCGGCTCTACACCGTCATCTACAAAGATGGTACTGAACTGGAGCTGAAGGAATCTGACATCACG aGCCTGACCATGTTTAAGCAGGGTGTTCCACGCTCTCGGTCCAGATCCCGCTCTCGCTCACCGGGACGCCCGCGTCGCAGTCGTTCCCGTTCTCCGGCTAGGACGTCCCGCCGATCTTCCACTCGCACCACAGAGGTGCGCAGGGAAAAACTCAAAGAAGCGCTGGAGGTCCGACTCACCCCTTTG TCGATGACACACGAGAACAATACCAACAGCAAACATGAGAAGAAAGAGGAAAATAATACAGCTACTAATACAGCTTCCACAATCATTGAG GAGAAGACAGAGACTGAATCGGAGAATCAGGCAGGTGGGCGCTACAATCTGCGGCGCAGGAAGGACCAGGGCGATGGCAAGACAGAGCAAATTGAATTGGAGCAAAAGACAGAGACATTATTACAAACCAAACCACCCAGTGCCATCAAGGCAACTGATCTGGAGTTTGGAGGAAGAGTTG GTGTGTTCTTCCTGATGTTTCTGTTGCCCCTGGCTGTGTTGGCATTGCTTATTCTCTGTGGACAGAAGGATGCTAGTCTCCAGAGCTTCCCTCTTGAGCTCCCTGCCCTTCAGTCTCTGTGGGACTGGCAGGTCTTTGGCATCGTCCTACTCTGGCTTCTCTTCCAGGCCGTTCTCTCCCTGCTCCCTGTTGGAAAG CTTGTTGATGGAATGCCTCTCAAGAATGGGAAAACTTTGAAATACAGGATTAATG GTTTCTATGCACTCCTCCTCACGGCTGTGGCAGTTGGTGTTGCCCTGTATCAGGAGGTGGATTTCAGCTACATCCATGCTCACTTCCTGCGATTCTACACCTCGGCCCTGCTCATCGTAACTCTTCTCAGCATCTACCTTTTTGTCCGCTCACGCTGGGCATCTAAAGATGAGCTCGCTCCTGGAGGCAACTCCG GCTACATCATCTATGACTTCTTCATGGGCAGAGAGTTAAATCCTCGCATCAAGAACTTCGATATCAAGTTTTTCTGTGAAATGCGTCCAGGTCTGATTGGTTGG GTATTGATTAACTTTGCAATGCTGCAAGCTGAAATGAAGCACCAGAATCTGGAGAGTCCCTCACCAGCGATGCTCCTGGTCAACATCTTCCAGCTCCTGTGGGTCGTTGATGGTATTTGGCATGAG GAGAAACTTCTGACCATGATGGATATAGTGTACGATGGCTTCGGATTTATGTTGACATTTGGAGATCTGGCTTTTGTTCCCTTCACGTTCACCTGTCAAGCTTACTATCTAGTCAGCCATCCCAATGAACTGTCTGTATTCTGGATCATTACTCTCATCACTATGAATG GAGTTGGATACTATATTTTCCGGAAAGCCAATTCTCAGAAGTTTGCCTTCAGGAAAAACCCTTCTGACCCGGCAGTGTCTC ACCTGAAAACCATTCCTACTGCAACTGGAAAGAGTCTTATCGTGTCTGGTCTCTGGGGGTGGGTCCGTCATCCCAATTATTTGGGTGACATTATCATGGGTTTGGCTTGGTCCCTGCCTTGCG GATTCAACCATCTGATCCCGTACTTTTACCTGATCTACTTGATCACTCTGCTGGTGCACCGTAACACACGGGACGAGCGCCAGTGCAGGAAGAAGTATGGCTCCGCGTGGGAAGAGTACTGCAAAGCTGTCCCGTACCGCATTTTCCCAGGGATATACTGA